A window of Rhododendron vialii isolate Sample 1 chromosome 13a, ASM3025357v1 contains these coding sequences:
- the LOC131313005 gene encoding UDP-arabinose 4-epimerase 1-like, with amino-acid sequence MQNISRTRRSMGGMDYVDPKKKSNFVGKIVLAAALTALCILMLKQSSTFGSPSPFSQRDTGVTHVLVTGGAGYIGSHAALRLLKDSHRVTIVDNLSRGNIGAVRVLETLFPQPGRLQFIYADLGDAKAVNKIFSENAFDAVIHFAAVAYVGESTLDPLKYYHNITSNTLVVLEAMAAHGVQTLIYSSTCATYGEPEKMPITEETPQLPINPYGKAKKMSEDIILDFHKNSDMAVMILRYFNVIGSDPEGRLGEAPRPELREHGRISGACFDAARGITPGLKVRGTDYKTADGTCIRDYIDVTDLVDAHVRALEKAKPGKVGIYNVGTGKGRSVNEFVEACKKATGVNIKVDFLPRRPGDYAEVFSDPTKIRDELNWTARYTNLQESLEIAWRWQKSHRDGYGSP; translated from the exons ATGCAAAATATTAGCCGGACAAGAAGATCTATGGGGG GTATGGACTACGTGGATCCGAAGAAGAAGAGCAATTTTGTGGGGAAAATTGTTTTGGCTGCAGCCCTTACTGCATTATGTATTCTCATGCTCAAGCAATCCTCAACTTTTGGCAGCCCAAGCCCT TTCTCCCAACGTGATACAGGAGTTACTCATGTCTTAGTAACAGGAGGGGCTGGATATATTGGTTCACATGCTGCATTACGTCTTTTAAAGGATTCACACCGTGTAACTATAGTG GACAACCTCTCTCGGGGAAACATAGGCGCTGTCAGGGTATTAGAAACACTATTTCCTCAACCTGGGAGGCTTCAATTTATTTATGCTGACTTGGGTGATGCTAAAGCT GTAAATAAAATATTCTCAGAAAATGCATTTGATGCTGTCATTCATTTTGCTGCCGTTGCATATGTTGGAGAAAGCACCCTTGATCCTCTGAA GTATTATCATAACATTACATCAAATACCTTGGTAGTATTGGAGGCAATGGCCGCACACGGGGTACAGACATTGATATATTCTAGTACATGTGCAACTTATGGCGAGCCTGAAAAGATGCCAATTACAGAAGAAACTCCACAG CTCCCCATTAATCCATACGGAAAAGCCAAGAAGATGTCAGAAGATATTATTCTTGATTTCCATAAGAATTCAGATATGGCTGTCATGATCTTAAG ATACTTCAATGTGATTGGTTCTGATCCAGAGGGCAGATTAGGAGAAGCTCCCAGACCAGAATTGCGTGAACACGGGCGGATTTCAGGTGCCTGTTTCGATGCAGCTCGGGGGATTACTCCTGGGCTTAAG GTTAGGGGAACCGATTACAAAACTGCAGATGGGACTTGCATAAGGGACTACATTGATGTTACTGATCTGGTCGATGCTCATGTGAGAGCGCTTGAGAAGGCAAAGCCTGGGAAAGTTGGAATTTACAACGTTGGAACAGGAAAAG GTAGATCTGTCAATGAGTTTGTAGAGGCGTGTAAGAAGGCAACCGGAGTCAACATCAAGGTTGACTTCCTCCCCCGCCGGCCCGGTGACTATGCCGAAGTGTTCAGTGACCCCACAAAGATCAGGGATGAGCTCAACTGGACTGCACGATACACCAATCTGCAAGAGAGTTTGGAGATCGCGTGGCGTTGGCAGAAGTCCCATCGTGATGGATATGGATCCCCTTAA
- the LOC131313007 gene encoding beta-amyrin 28-monooxygenase-like, which translates to MEALSLSVVLVFLSLVITVFAFRRRSHSDVKLPPGSFGWPVMGETMEFLFGKPENFVGDRMKKYSHDIFKTNILGEKTAVICGPNGNKFLFSNEQKLFTVFRPHPMQKLFRSYKTNAPAPPVQASPGDEVKSIRTPGFFKPEALMRYLAKMDSITQQQLDIHWEGLSEVKVFPLSKTVTLTLACRFFLGIDNPERIARLVGHFDDITLGMHSIILNVPGTIFYRANKAAAAIRKELVNVIKEKKAAMASGAPMQDILSHMIVAADPNGNFMPEAEIADKMMGLIVAGYSTVSTTITFFMKYVGENPDVYNRVLSEQLEISKGKKAGEMLDWEDLSRMKYSWNVMCEVMRLVPPLQGTFREALCDFTYAGYTIPKGWKVYWTVSTTNKNPMYFKDPEKFNPSRYEEGEAPPPYTYVPFGGGPRLCPGKEYARLAVLTFIHNVVKRYKWEILFPDEKVMGDMMPTPEKGLPIRLTRC; encoded by the exons ATGGAGGCCTTATCTCTCTCTGTAGTTctagtttttctctctcttgttatCACCGTCTTCGCCTTCCGACGCCGGTCTCATTCCGATGTCAAGCTGCCACCGGGCAGCTTTGGGTGGCCAGTCATGGGCGAAACCATGGAGTTCTTGTTTGGCAAGCCGGAAAATTTCGTGGGTGATAGGATGAAAAAGTACTCACATGACATCTTCAAGACAAATATTCTTGGAGAGAAAACCGCGGTGATATGCGGCCCTAACGGGAACAAGTTTCTCTTCTCCAACGAGCAAAAGCTCTTCACCGTCTTCCGTCCACATCCGATGCAAAAGCTTTTCCGATCGTACAAAACTAACGCACCTGCTCCACCGGTCCAAGCCTCACCAGGGGATGAGGTGAAATCAATTAGAACCCCCGGTTTTTTCAAACCGGAGGCCCTAATGAGGTACTTGGCCAAAATGGACTCCATTACACAACAGCAATTGGATATTCATTGGGAAGGATTAAGTGAAGTGAAAGTCTTTCCTCTCTCAAAGACGGTGACCTTGACGCTTGCGTGTCGCTTCTTTTTGGGCATCGACAATCCAGAGCGTATCGCGAGGCTTGTTGGCCACTTCGACGATATCACTCTGGGGATGCACTCGATTATTTTGAACGTCCCCGGAACGATCTTTTATCGGGCAAACAAGGCTGCGGCTGCCATCCGGAAGGAGCTAGTGAATGTGATTAAGGAGAAGAAAGCTGCGATGGCGAGTGGGGCACCGATGCAGGACATATTGTCGCATATGATTGTGGCCGCAGATCCAAATGGGAATTTCATGCCAGAGGCAGAGATTGCTGATAAAATGATGGGTTTGATAGTAGCTGGGTATAGTACAGTTTCTACCACCATAACTTTTTTCATGAAGTATGTGGGTGAAAATCCAGATGTCTACAACAGAGTACTATCAG agcAATTGGAAATCTCGAAGGGCAAAAAGGCAGGGGAAATGTTAGATTGGGAAGATTTGTCGAGAATGAAGTACTCATGGAATGTGATGTGCGAAGTAATGAGACTCGTTCCTCCTCTTCAAGGAACTTTCAGGGAGGCCCTGTGTGACTTCACCTATGCTGGTTACACAATCCCAAAGGGATGGAAG GTATATTGGACTGTTAGCACAACAAACAAGAACCCCATGTACTTTAAGGATCCGGAAAAATTCAACCCCTCAAGGTACGAAGAAGGAGAAGCACCGCCTCCATACACATATGTACCGTTCGGTGGTGGGCCTAGATTGTGCCCCGGAAAAGAGTATGCGCGATTAGCAGTATTGACTTTCATCCACAATGTGGTGAAGAGGTATAAGTGGGAGATTCTGTTTCCTGATGAGAAGGTTATGGGTGATATGATGCCAACACCGGAAAAAGGCCTCCCAATCCGCCTAACTCGATGCTAG